A region of Reichenbachiella carrageenanivorans DNA encodes the following proteins:
- a CDS encoding DUF4625 domain-containing protein, with protein MRNTKNWLMMMLALPVLYACDESDTVDTIAPEITLEDPISGEAFAAGSTMHVHGDLSDDQGLATYSISIHSNFDGHSHGRVLAQFAFSESYEAEGTAAHIEQEIEIDATATAGPYHFIVEAIDAAGNATSFQDDSSIEIEIWIENEDMAHIHFTDENDVEIDEIEGVLGENLPIYGEVEDESGTLDHVYIMVGHLEEGEDEDHDHSHGRVLEDHIFEEEYEVEGESSVLLQDLLASESIVVNQEDMDELEDGEHLYLIVQATDEDGNVSRSTIEIHFD; from the coding sequence ATGAGAAACACGAAAAATTGGTTGATGATGATGCTGGCACTGCCAGTTCTGTATGCTTGCGACGAGAGCGATACAGTGGATACTATTGCGCCAGAGATTACCCTGGAAGACCCGATAAGCGGTGAGGCATTTGCTGCTGGAAGTACCATGCATGTGCACGGTGACTTGAGCGATGATCAAGGTTTGGCTACGTACAGCATTTCTATTCATAGCAACTTCGATGGTCACTCACATGGTAGAGTGCTTGCTCAGTTTGCATTTAGCGAAAGCTATGAGGCTGAAGGTACTGCTGCGCATATCGAGCAGGAGATTGAGATTGATGCTACAGCTACTGCTGGCCCCTATCATTTTATAGTAGAGGCGATAGATGCCGCAGGCAATGCTACTTCTTTTCAAGATGATTCGAGTATTGAGATAGAAATATGGATTGAAAATGAAGACATGGCCCATATTCATTTTACGGATGAAAATGATGTGGAAATTGATGAGATCGAGGGCGTATTAGGAGAAAACTTGCCAATTTATGGTGAAGTAGAAGACGAATCAGGTACGTTGGATCATGTGTACATTATGGTAGGTCACCTTGAGGAAGGTGAGGATGAGGATCACGACCATAGTCATGGCCGTGTGCTAGAGGATCATATTTTTGAAGAAGAGTATGAAGTAGAAGGTGAATCTTCCGTATTGCTGCAAGACTTGCTGGCTAGCGAATCCATTGTTGTTAATCAGGAGGATATGGATGAACTAGAAGATGGAGAGCATCTTTATTTGATCGTACAGGCAACCGACGAAGATGGTAATGTAAGCCGCAGTACAATAGAAATTCATTTTGATTGA
- a CDS encoding S66 peptidase family protein: MDRRNFVKKSAAASAATLLTVSVAKAQAKDQQALIKPKALQKGDTIGLITPASAVTRQAFEKAVANLEAMGFVVRYTDNMAVRKGFLAGTDQQRLDDLHRMFEDPAIDGIVCARGGYGSGRLLPDINYDLIKANPKVLIGYSDITALLYGIHKKTGLVCFHGPVGASEYSDFTTKGFDQVLMRSKNNVKYEVPKDWEQLADPAYQTLPLVSGRAEGALVGGNLSLMCSLMGTPYDIGFAGKIVFIEEVGESPYRVDRMLTQLLNSGKLAQAKGIAMGVFKGCETKPDDPDFALSTSLENVLADRFSDLKIPVLYGLPIGHIDDNATLPFGARAELDVEKASLQLMEAGVV; encoded by the coding sequence ATGGATCGAAGAAATTTTGTCAAGAAATCAGCCGCTGCTTCTGCGGCTACTTTGCTCACGGTAAGTGTGGCAAAGGCACAGGCTAAAGACCAGCAAGCACTCATCAAGCCCAAAGCCTTGCAAAAGGGTGATACCATTGGGTTGATTACTCCTGCCAGTGCCGTGACACGTCAGGCCTTCGAAAAGGCAGTAGCCAATCTGGAAGCCATGGGGTTTGTGGTGCGCTATACGGACAACATGGCCGTGCGTAAAGGTTTTTTGGCTGGCACAGACCAGCAGCGGCTCGATGACCTGCACCGCATGTTCGAAGACCCAGCGATCGATGGAATCGTATGTGCGCGAGGTGGCTATGGTTCTGGTCGACTGCTGCCTGATATCAATTATGACCTGATCAAGGCCAATCCAAAGGTGCTCATCGGCTATAGCGATATTACGGCGTTGTTATATGGGATTCACAAAAAAACGGGTTTGGTTTGTTTTCATGGGCCAGTAGGAGCTTCGGAGTATTCGGACTTCACGACCAAGGGATTTGACCAGGTCTTGATGAGGAGTAAAAACAATGTGAAATATGAAGTGCCAAAAGACTGGGAGCAGCTTGCAGATCCAGCCTATCAGACCTTGCCACTTGTGTCTGGTCGAGCCGAAGGGGCTTTGGTAGGAGGCAATTTGAGCTTGATGTGTTCGCTCATGGGTACACCTTATGATATTGGTTTTGCAGGCAAGATTGTGTTTATAGAAGAGGTAGGAGAGTCGCCCTATCGAGTAGATCGCATGCTCACACAGCTGCTCAACTCAGGTAAGTTGGCTCAGGCCAAAGGCATAGCGATGGGTGTATTCAAGGGCTGCGAGACCAAACCAGATGATCCAGATTTTGCTTTGTCGACCAGCCTAGAAAACGTGCTTGCGGACCGATTTAGTGACCTGAAAATCCCAGTGCTCTACGGGCTGCCCATCGGACACATCGACGACAATGCTACATTGCCTTTTGGTGCTCGAGCAGAGCTGGATGTGGAGAAGGCTAGTTTGCAGCTGATGGAGGCTGGGGTGGTGTGA
- a CDS encoding TetR/AcrR family transcriptional regulator has translation MRDRKQAIFQSALELINDYGFHGMSMGQLAKHADVAAGTIYHYFKSKEEMICVLYATHIEQVQVRLEQANDPTLAYKDRFYAIWWAMYDYHIEHSYVLRFYEQFVNSPYFKDVKSNPVLELFEDFLEEGMAAGLITKSRSDILSSLMIGNTISALKMKFYKNLNLSKLEINSIIDLLWKGLSA, from the coding sequence ATGAGAGATAGAAAGCAAGCAATTTTTCAAAGCGCCCTCGAGCTGATCAACGATTATGGCTTTCATGGCATGTCTATGGGGCAGTTGGCCAAGCATGCCGATGTGGCTGCAGGTACGATATATCATTATTTCAAAAGCAAAGAGGAGATGATATGTGTGCTGTACGCTACCCATATAGAGCAGGTACAGGTTCGTTTGGAGCAAGCCAATGATCCTACACTGGCCTATAAAGATCGGTTTTATGCGATTTGGTGGGCGATGTACGATTATCATATCGAGCACTCCTATGTACTGAGATTTTATGAGCAGTTTGTCAACTCTCCGTATTTCAAGGATGTGAAAAGTAATCCTGTTTTGGAGTTGTTCGAAGACTTTTTGGAGGAGGGAATGGCAGCAGGGCTGATCACTAAAAGTCGTTCGGATATCCTTTCTAGTCTCATGATAGGCAATACGATTTCTGCTTTGAAAATGAAGTTTTATAAAAATCTCAACCTGAGCAAACTGGAGATCAACAGTATCATCGATTTGCTTTGGAAAGGACTATCAGCCTGA
- a CDS encoding TolC family protein, whose translation MKKKLSIWLMMCVLGGATARAQDSFTLDQCIDYAMQHKADMERALLDERIGQHEINASLSEWLPQVTADFTLANNLKLPSTAFGDQVIQIGRNYNSNLMLRAEQTLYSNEVLLASRASSHRKQQLQQDITYQKINTVVDVSKAYYDILLTREQLSILNSNIVRQQKQYNDSYNQYENGVVDKTDYQRASITLANSKSAKKRTEEGMKAKTAYLKQLMGYPVDKNLNLAFATKEVLREEVALDTTQLLVVDNRVEFRQLQTDLELLKLSTSYQKMGLIPKISAYANYNPQYFDNSFGDLYSNAFPTSSIGITASIPIFQGNKRNQEIKMASLRESRLEVTMADATRAINTEYVTSLARYKSDYTDMVTLKSNADLAQDVYNTIKLQYDEGIKAYVDVIVAETELQASQLNYLNAVYQLLSSKLDFQKAIGAVDIN comes from the coding sequence ATGAAAAAGAAATTGAGCATATGGCTCATGATGTGTGTATTAGGAGGTGCGACAGCCAGAGCCCAAGATAGTTTTACACTGGATCAGTGTATTGATTATGCCATGCAGCATAAGGCCGACATGGAACGAGCCTTGCTCGACGAGCGAATTGGGCAACACGAGATCAATGCAAGTTTGTCTGAGTGGCTGCCGCAGGTTACGGCCGATTTTACCTTGGCCAATAACCTGAAACTGCCCAGTACGGCCTTTGGGGATCAGGTCATTCAGATTGGTAGAAACTACAATTCGAACCTCATGCTTAGAGCAGAGCAGACACTCTATAGCAACGAAGTACTATTGGCCAGTAGGGCATCGAGTCATCGAAAGCAGCAGCTACAGCAGGACATCACCTATCAGAAGATTAATACCGTAGTAGACGTGAGTAAGGCCTATTACGATATCCTACTTACCCGTGAGCAGTTGAGTATCCTCAATAGCAACATCGTGCGACAGCAAAAGCAATACAACGATTCATACAACCAGTATGAAAATGGTGTGGTAGACAAGACGGATTATCAGCGAGCCAGCATTACATTGGCCAATTCTAAAAGTGCCAAAAAGCGTACAGAAGAGGGGATGAAGGCTAAAACAGCCTATCTCAAGCAGTTGATGGGTTATCCTGTGGACAAAAACCTAAACTTAGCGTTTGCGACCAAAGAGGTACTGAGAGAGGAAGTGGCACTAGATACCACACAGCTCCTTGTGGTGGACAATCGAGTAGAGTTTCGTCAGCTACAGACAGACTTGGAATTGCTCAAACTGAGTACGAGTTACCAAAAAATGGGACTGATTCCTAAAATATCGGCTTACGCCAATTACAACCCACAGTATTTTGATAATAGTTTTGGAGATCTATATAGCAATGCCTTTCCGACGTCTAGTATAGGTATTACGGCAAGTATTCCCATTTTTCAAGGTAATAAACGAAACCAAGAAATCAAGATGGCCAGCTTACGAGAATCGAGGCTGGAAGTGACTATGGCGGATGCCACCAGAGCCATCAATACAGAATATGTGACCTCACTGGCCAGATACAAAAGTGACTATACCGACATGGTGACACTCAAGAGCAATGCGGATTTGGCGCAAGACGTGTACAACACCATCAAGTTACAATACGATGAAGGCATCAAAGCCTATGTAGATGTGATCGTAGCCGAAACCGAATTACAGGCCTCACAGCTTAATTACCTAAATGCAGTTTACCAATTGCTATCTAGTAAACTAGATTTTCAGAAAGCCATTGGAGCAGTAGATATCAACTAA
- a CDS encoding efflux RND transporter periplasmic adaptor subunit — translation MSKVYKQMKSINKITNGLLLGLLAVVAMACSSGNTSPRVPGPAVVSMIDVTRSEVTGVDTYPATVVPVNEVELRSQLSGYITKIFVKDGATVTKGQKLYEVDRTKYVASYQQEKSNLATAEANLARVEQDLKRYEALYAKDAIASQKVDYAKADYKSAVAEVAAAKARLSSSANDLQYSVVKAPFAGSIGLHQVREGTQVSPGQPLLNTISSDDPMAVDFVINEKEIPRFIRLKKEGQIDSLFRLAYTNGMQYPYQGRVLAMDRAVGRQTGTITIRLSFPNPDRELIPGMTMSVKVLNQDHGDQITIPFKAVVEQMGEYFVYVEQEGKANQLRIHLGTVVGDQVVVRDGLKGGERLVVDGLQKLRQGAPIQAATAK, via the coding sequence ATGAGTAAAGTATATAAGCAAATGAAAAGCATCAATAAGATAACCAATGGACTCCTTTTAGGCCTACTGGCCGTAGTGGCGATGGCTTGTAGCAGTGGCAACACTTCGCCCAGAGTACCTGGGCCAGCTGTAGTCTCTATGATAGACGTGACTCGTAGTGAAGTGACGGGTGTAGATACCTACCCTGCTACTGTAGTGCCTGTCAATGAAGTTGAGCTGAGGTCTCAACTCTCGGGCTATATCACCAAGATTTTTGTGAAAGACGGTGCAACTGTGACCAAGGGACAAAAACTCTATGAAGTGGATCGTACGAAATATGTAGCGAGCTACCAGCAAGAAAAATCAAACTTGGCAACTGCAGAAGCCAACTTAGCACGTGTAGAGCAGGATCTGAAAAGGTATGAAGCACTCTATGCCAAAGATGCAATAGCTAGTCAGAAAGTAGACTATGCAAAAGCAGACTATAAGTCGGCCGTGGCAGAAGTAGCCGCCGCCAAAGCCAGATTGTCTTCCTCTGCCAATGACCTACAGTACTCGGTGGTGAAAGCGCCATTTGCGGGCTCCATAGGCTTGCACCAAGTGAGAGAAGGCACGCAGGTATCGCCAGGACAGCCGCTGCTCAATACCATTTCATCGGACGACCCGATGGCTGTAGATTTTGTAATCAATGAAAAAGAAATTCCAAGGTTTATCAGATTGAAGAAAGAAGGGCAGATCGATTCTTTGTTTAGGCTGGCCTATACCAACGGAATGCAGTATCCCTATCAAGGACGCGTGTTGGCGATGGATCGGGCAGTAGGCCGTCAGACGGGTACTATTACGATTCGACTGAGCTTTCCTAACCCTGACCGAGAACTGATCCCAGGGATGACCATGTCGGTGAAAGTGCTAAATCAAGACCACGGAGACCAGATTACGATCCCGTTCAAAGCCGTAGTGGAGCAGATGGGAGAGTACTTTGTTTATGTGGAGCAAGAGGGCAAAGCGAATCAGTTGCGTATTCACTTGGGCACTGTAGTAGGCGATCAGGTGGTCGTACGCGATGGTCTAAAGGGAGGAGAACGCCTCGTAGTAGATGGGCTCCAAAAGCTAAGACAAGGAGCACCCATTCAGGCAGCTACTGCTAAGTAA
- a CDS encoding efflux RND transporter permease subunit has product MISDVFIKRPVTAIVISILLLLVGTLAILNLPVTQYPEITPPVVSISGNFTGADALTVEQTVATPVETQVNGTPGMAYVSSNSTSTGQMQMNVTFEVGTDIDIATLDVQNRVSIAEPSLPEVVRRLGLEVRKRNPSIMMVVGIYSPEGTHDVAYLDNYTNIFVRDALLRVPGVGDVRALGQDFSMRLWLKPDKMAQYGINNQEVNAAIQEQNLQVAAGKVGAMPQVDEQAFEYPVTVNGRLSTKKEFEDIIVRTNPEDGSIVYLKDIARVEFGRFDYGRASLVNGHPTALLLLYQAPGSNALGTADGVNKVLEELKTAFPNDVDYVVSFESVSVVEVSIEEVLHTLGEALLLVIIVVFLFLQSWRATLVPILAIPVSIIGTFIFFIPLGFTINTLTLFGFVLAIGIVVDDAIVVVEAVQHYIDHEKLSPKEATKRAMKDITAPVIAIALILAAVFIPVGFIPGIVGRLYQQFAITIAISVLISAFVALTLTPALCSLMLRPMNLSDKSTGINRFFFRFNAWFERVTQSYGQGVKKSIKATPMVLVILACIYVGTVGMFAAKPTGFIPSEDEGRLFIAMELPEGSSTARTLETMDKVGDILAEHKAIKNYTGIAGLNAINFSFKSNSATYFLQMHPWAERKDPSLQLQSVINQLNGQFAGIHEAVIRVVSPPAIPGLGQTGGFSFMLEQRAGGDVKELESVLGQFLMAANQRPEIAMAYSFFTARAPGYHVEVDREKTKKLGVRVSDVFSTMSSFMGSQYVNDFTRYGRNFRVVAQADTLYRMDIKNLEKYYVQNQRGESIPLSALVTYKVVESAPVISHYNLFRSAEINGGAAPGYSSGQAMDALKEVAAEVLPAGYSYDFSGLSREELSAGNSTIVIFGLSIVFVLLLLAALYESWSVPFSILFAVPLGAFGAILALTFLPHLSNNVYAQIGLITLIGLAAKNAILIVEFAKERVDAGMELIAATIEAVKLRLRPIIMTSLAFILGVVPLAMASGAGAVARQTIGWTVIGGMLAATFLAIFVVPVLYVVITKLAYGKKGLAALEAQASSEPS; this is encoded by the coding sequence ATGATATCTGATGTATTTATAAAACGCCCAGTCACGGCGATAGTCATATCCATATTGCTATTGCTCGTAGGGACGCTGGCCATTCTTAATCTGCCAGTGACGCAGTATCCAGAAATCACCCCTCCGGTGGTTTCTATATCGGGCAATTTTACAGGCGCAGATGCGCTCACTGTAGAGCAGACCGTAGCTACACCTGTAGAAACGCAAGTAAACGGTACGCCAGGTATGGCCTATGTGTCGTCCAATAGTACCAGCACGGGCCAGATGCAGATGAACGTAACTTTTGAAGTAGGTACGGATATCGATATAGCCACCCTAGATGTACAAAATAGGGTAAGCATAGCCGAGCCAAGTCTCCCTGAAGTGGTGAGAAGGTTGGGACTAGAGGTGCGAAAGAGAAACCCAAGTATCATGATGGTAGTGGGGATCTATTCGCCAGAAGGCACACATGACGTGGCTTATCTCGACAACTACACCAACATCTTTGTGCGGGATGCCTTGCTGCGTGTGCCTGGAGTGGGAGACGTGCGAGCACTCGGGCAGGATTTTAGTATGCGCCTTTGGCTCAAACCAGACAAGATGGCTCAATACGGTATCAACAACCAAGAGGTAAATGCTGCTATTCAAGAGCAAAACCTACAAGTGGCTGCGGGCAAAGTAGGCGCTATGCCGCAGGTAGATGAGCAGGCTTTCGAATATCCTGTCACTGTAAATGGTCGTCTGTCGACTAAAAAAGAGTTTGAGGACATCATCGTCAGAACTAACCCTGAAGATGGGTCTATAGTGTATCTGAAAGACATTGCACGGGTAGAGTTTGGTAGGTTTGATTATGGTCGGGCGTCGTTGGTCAATGGTCACCCTACAGCACTATTGCTGCTCTATCAGGCACCAGGTAGCAATGCCTTGGGTACAGCAGATGGAGTGAATAAAGTACTTGAAGAATTGAAAACGGCATTTCCGAATGACGTGGATTATGTGGTCTCTTTTGAGTCGGTTTCTGTGGTGGAGGTTTCTATCGAGGAGGTGCTACATACGCTAGGAGAGGCCTTGCTGTTGGTGATCATCGTGGTGTTTTTGTTTTTGCAAAGTTGGAGAGCTACACTGGTGCCTATCTTGGCGATTCCAGTGTCTATCATCGGTACATTCATCTTCTTTATCCCACTTGGCTTTACAATCAATACCTTGACTCTATTCGGGTTTGTATTGGCCATTGGTATTGTGGTGGATGATGCCATTGTGGTGGTGGAAGCCGTACAGCATTATATAGATCACGAGAAGCTTTCGCCAAAAGAAGCGACCAAGCGAGCCATGAAAGACATTACTGCGCCAGTGATTGCTATTGCCTTGATTTTGGCGGCGGTGTTTATCCCAGTAGGTTTTATCCCTGGTATTGTGGGGCGATTGTATCAGCAGTTTGCGATCACGATTGCGATCTCTGTTTTGATCTCTGCTTTCGTGGCACTTACGCTTACACCAGCGCTTTGTTCACTTATGCTGAGACCAATGAACCTGTCTGATAAATCTACAGGGATCAATCGTTTTTTCTTTCGGTTCAATGCTTGGTTTGAGCGTGTAACGCAGTCTTATGGGCAAGGAGTGAAAAAATCGATCAAAGCTACACCTATGGTTCTGGTGATATTGGCCTGTATTTATGTAGGCACGGTGGGTATGTTTGCCGCTAAGCCTACGGGCTTTATTCCTTCCGAAGATGAAGGTCGTTTGTTCATTGCCATGGAATTGCCGGAAGGCTCATCTACTGCCAGAACCTTAGAGACGATGGATAAGGTGGGTGATATATTGGCGGAGCACAAAGCCATCAAAAACTACACTGGTATTGCAGGTTTGAATGCGATCAACTTCTCATTCAAATCCAATAGTGCGACCTACTTCTTGCAAATGCACCCATGGGCAGAGCGAAAAGATCCTTCGCTTCAACTGCAAAGTGTAATCAATCAGCTCAACGGGCAGTTTGCAGGTATTCACGAAGCGGTCATTCGGGTGGTTTCGCCTCCAGCTATTCCTGGATTGGGTCAGACAGGCGGGTTTAGTTTTATGCTAGAGCAGCGTGCTGGTGGAGATGTAAAAGAACTCGAAAGCGTACTGGGGCAATTTCTCATGGCGGCCAATCAGCGGCCAGAGATCGCGATGGCGTATAGCTTTTTTACCGCTAGAGCGCCTGGGTATCATGTAGAAGTAGATCGTGAGAAAACCAAGAAGCTGGGAGTACGAGTTTCGGATGTGTTTTCTACCATGTCGTCTTTTATGGGAAGCCAGTATGTGAATGACTTTACACGTTACGGCCGAAACTTCCGTGTGGTGGCTCAGGCCGATACCCTATACAGAATGGACATTAAAAATCTAGAGAAATATTATGTGCAAAATCAGCGAGGAGAGTCTATTCCGCTGAGTGCGCTGGTGACTTACAAAGTGGTGGAAAGTGCGCCTGTAATCTCGCATTACAATCTATTTAGATCTGCGGAGATCAATGGGGGGGCTGCACCAGGCTACAGTAGTGGACAGGCCATGGATGCACTCAAAGAAGTAGCTGCCGAAGTATTGCCAGCAGGGTATAGTTATGACTTTTCAGGGCTGAGTAGGGAAGAACTCTCGGCAGGCAACAGTACGATTGTCATATTTGGACTGTCGATCGTGTTTGTCTTGCTGCTGTTGGCGGCTCTGTACGAAAGCTGGTCGGTACCGTTTTCGATTTTGTTTGCCGTGCCATTGGGTGCGTTTGGAGCGATCTTGGCACTCACGTTTTTGCCACACCTAAGCAACAATGTATATGCACAGATTGGATTGATCACGTTGATCGGCTTGGCAGCGAAAAATGCCATCCTGATTGTGGAATTTGCCAAAGAGCGGGTAGATGCTGGGATGGAGTTGATAGCGGCTACCATCGAGGCCGTCAAACTTAGGTTGCGTCCAATCATCATGACATCGCTGGCCTTTATTCTGGGTGTGGTGCCTTTGGCGATGGCGTCTGGTGCAGGTGCTGTGGCTCGTCAGACCATCGGGTGGACGGTGATCGGAGGGATGCTTGCCGCTACGTTCTTAGCCATATTCGTTGTGCCAGTATTGTATGTGGTCATTACCAAACTGGCCTATGGCAAAAAAGGATTGGCAGCGCTAGAGGCACAAGCTTCGAGTGAGCCTTCGTAG